The following proteins are encoded in a genomic region of Brachypodium distachyon strain Bd21 chromosome 1, Brachypodium_distachyon_v3.0, whole genome shotgun sequence:
- the LOC100837513 gene encoding LOW QUALITY PROTEIN: alpha-humulene synthase-like (The sequence of the model RefSeq protein was modified relative to this genomic sequence to represent the inferred CDS: deleted 1 base in 1 codon), with translation MPMAPHDVPEMAPVFHPTVWGDFFINYNPEPLQGSEQWMTERVNLLKEKVIGLFGACNTITEKLNLVDTLQHLSIDHHFHEQIVSTLTSTHAAEFNSASLHDVALRFRLLRQQGFWVSTDVFSKFKDEDGAFLVDITNDTRGLLSLYNAAYLFTHGETELEESILFARQHLESMESYLKYPLADQVRRSLHLPLTRTLKRVEALDYMSEYKEEPMHNSSILEFAKLDFNLLQRLHSKELKALSRWWKNLYREVGLTYSRDRVVECYLWSYTAYYEQEYTRARMILAKIIAIIIMTDDTYDVRATLMECKQLNEAIQRWEESAASLLPEYLKKFYLKLLSTFNEFEDELKPDEKYRVSFSTKAFQILSSNYLQEAEWFHQNYKPRFKEQVKVSSVCSGAPWVCVGLQVGMGDTATKEALQWALGCTDAVKACAQVTRFMNDLASFKRGKNKNDVASSVECYISEHGVASEVAFAKIGSLIEDAWKTTNQARFQLPELLPVVQRVANITISMPFMYDDKKDAFTFSSAIEGTIKRLFVNHIPL, from the exons ATGCCCATGGCGCCCCATGATGTTCCGGAGATGGCGCCTGTGTTCCATCCCACAGTATGGGGTGATTTCTTTATCAACTACAATCCAGAACCGTTACAG GGGTCAGAGCAATGGATGACTGAA AGGGTAAATCTACTGAAGGAGAAAGTAATTGGGTTGTTTGGGGCTTGCAACACTATAACTGAGAAACTGAACCTTGTGGACACGCTCCAACATCTAAGTATAGATCATCATTTTCATGAACAAATTGTCTCCACATTAACAAGTACCCATGCTGCTGAATTCAATAGCGCTAGCCTTCATGATGTCGCTCTTCGATTCCGGCTACTGAGGCAGCAAGGGTTTTGGGTATCTACAG ATGTATTCAGCAAGTTCAAAGATGAAGATGGGGCCTTCCTTGTTGACATAACTAATGACACAAGGGGACTATTAAGTTTATACAATGCAGCATACCTTTTTACTCATGGGGAGACGGAGCTTGAAGAAAGTATCTTGTTTGCAAGACAACACCTTGAATCGATGGAGAGTTACCTTAAGTACCCATTGGCTGACCAAGTCAGGCGTTCTCTTCACTTGCCACTGACAAGGACGTTGAAAAGAGTAGAGGCGTTGGACTATATGTCAGAGTACAAAGAAGAGCCCATGCACAATTCCTCCATTCTGGAGTTTGCCAAACTGGATTTTAACCTGCTACAACGTCTCCACTCGAAGGAGCTCAAGGCTCTTTCTAG ATGGTGGAAAAATCTTTATAGAGAAGTTGGGTTAACCTACTCGAGGGATCGTGTGGTTGAGTGCTACTTATGGTCATATACGGCATACTATGAGCAAGAGTATACACGTGCAAGGATGATCCTTGCGAAGATAATCGCAATAATAATCATGACAGATGACACTTATGATGTCCGTGCTACTTTGATGGAGTGTAAACAACTCAATGAAGCAATACAAAG ATGGGAGGAGAGTGCTGCTTCTCTTCTACCAGAGTACCTAAAGAAATTCTACCTCAAGCTGCTCAGCACATTTAATGAGTTTGAGGATGAGCTGAAACCAGATGAGAAGTACCGTGTCTCTTTCAGTACAAAAGCG TTTCAAATATTATCAAGTAATTATCTCCAAGAAGCTGAATGGTTTCACCAGAATTACAAGCCAAGATTTAAAGAGCAAGTGAAGGTATCTAGTGTCTGTTCAGGTGCACCATGGGTATGTGTTGGATTGCAAGTTGGTATGGGTGATACTGCAACCAAGGAGGCACTTCAATGGGCACTTGGCTGCACGGATGCTGTCAAGGCTTGTGCACAGGTGACACGCTTCATGAATGACCTTGCTTCATTTAAG CGTGGGAAGAACAAAAATGATGTTGCCAGCTCCGTGGAATGTTACATCAGTGAGCATGGCGTGGCAAGTGAAGTTGCCTTTGCCAAGATAGGCTCTCTGATCGAAGATGCATGGAAAACTACAAATCAAGCACGCTTTCAGCTCCCTGAGCTGCTTCCAGTGGTACAGCGAGTCGCGAATATAACGATCAGCATGCCGTTCATGTATGACGACAAGAAGGATGCTTTTACCTTCAGCAGCGCCATCGAAGGAACGATTAAGCGCCTGTTTGTCAATCATATTCCCCTATAG